A portion of the Pseudomonas synxantha BG33R genome contains these proteins:
- a CDS encoding CitMHS family transporter yields MLATLGVITILSLLVAVMSKRLSPLVALIALPIIAALVGGFGLQTSAFIITGIKNVAPVVGMFVFAILFFGIMTDAGMLDPIIDRILRTVGTRPTRIVVGTATLALLVHLDGSGAVTFLVTVPAMLPLYTRLGIDKRILACVCAMAAGVNFLPWTGPVLRSSAALHVPVADLFQPLIPVQIVGLIFVFACAWWLGHREEKRLGLGAGSSVQAVPQRVLSDDDIKLRRPRLFWVNLILTVLVMVVMIAGWVDPVVMFMLGTVVALCINYPNVDAQRARIDAHAKTALTMASILLAAGVFTGIMQGSGMLKAIAEVAVAQIPAGHGKLIPAVVGFLSMPLSMLFDPDSYYFGVMPVIAEVGKALGVDPLQVAQASLLGVHTTGFPVSPLTPATFLLVGLCKIELADHQRFTIPFLFAASVLMTLTALLLGVI; encoded by the coding sequence ATGCTCGCAACCCTGGGCGTCATCACCATTCTCAGCCTGCTTGTCGCTGTCATGAGCAAGCGTCTCTCGCCACTGGTGGCCCTGATCGCCTTGCCGATCATCGCCGCTCTGGTCGGTGGGTTCGGCCTGCAAACCAGTGCCTTCATTATCACCGGAATCAAGAACGTCGCCCCCGTGGTCGGCATGTTTGTGTTCGCGATCCTGTTTTTCGGGATCATGACCGATGCCGGGATGCTCGACCCCATCATTGATCGCATCCTGCGCACGGTAGGGACGCGTCCTACACGAATTGTGGTTGGCACCGCGACGCTGGCGTTGCTGGTGCATCTGGACGGCTCCGGCGCGGTGACCTTTCTGGTGACGGTGCCGGCGATGCTGCCGTTGTATACGCGGCTGGGCATCGACAAGCGCATTCTCGCCTGCGTCTGCGCGATGGCGGCGGGGGTCAACTTTCTGCCCTGGACCGGCCCGGTGCTGCGCTCGTCGGCGGCGCTGCATGTGCCGGTGGCCGATCTGTTCCAGCCGCTGATCCCGGTGCAGATCGTCGGGCTGATCTTCGTCTTCGCGTGCGCCTGGTGGTTGGGCCATCGTGAAGAAAAGCGCCTCGGCCTGGGCGCCGGTTCCAGCGTGCAGGCGGTGCCGCAACGGGTGCTCAGCGACGACGACATCAAGCTGCGCCGCCCACGGTTGTTCTGGGTTAACCTGATCCTGACCGTGCTGGTGATGGTGGTGATGATTGCCGGTTGGGTCGACCCCGTGGTGATGTTCATGCTCGGCACCGTGGTTGCGCTGTGCATCAACTACCCCAACGTGGACGCCCAGCGTGCGCGCATCGACGCCCATGCGAAAACCGCCCTGACCATGGCCAGTATCCTGCTCGCCGCCGGGGTGTTCACCGGCATCATGCAAGGCTCCGGCATGCTCAAGGCCATCGCCGAAGTGGCGGTGGCGCAGATTCCGGCGGGCCACGGCAAGTTGATCCCGGCGGTCGTGGGGTTCCTGTCGATGCCCCTGAGCATGTTGTTTGACCCCGACTCCTACTACTTCGGCGTGATGCCGGTGATCGCCGAAGTCGGCAAGGCGCTGGGCGTCGACCCCCTGCAAGTGGCCCAAGCCTCGTTGCTGGGCGTGCACACCACCGGTTTTCCGGTCAGCCCGCTGACGCCCGCGACCTTCCTGTTGGTGGGCCTGTGCAAGATCGAGTTGGCCGATCACCAGCGATTCACGATTCCTTTTCTGTTTGCCGCCTCGGTGTTGATGACCCTGACGGCGTTGCTCCTGGGAGTGATTTGA
- a CDS encoding LysR family transcriptional regulator → MKNSIQHIQAFLAVARTGSFTKAANELHLSPSALTVQVQQLEDWLGVALLDRSPRHVSITAAGQDARGPMEKLLLDLDNIVTGSRDLAALRRGVVTIAALPSVCAGALPPALRLFRQRFAGIEVRLHDLVAHRIHAQVRNGEVDFGIGVRARLSHGLQFQPVLNDRLCAFVPLDHALTRYRSLTLAQLADQPIILTGRDSSVREQVDALFDQTRLTLNAGMEANYMSTVLALVRQGLGISVLPESAADSLEGLKRIDIDHPGVNREIGLITRSAMALSPAAQRCFELLNHELSDSLLS, encoded by the coding sequence ATGAAGAACTCGATACAGCACATCCAGGCCTTCCTCGCGGTGGCCCGCACCGGCAGTTTCACCAAGGCGGCCAACGAATTGCACCTGTCGCCTTCGGCCCTGACCGTGCAAGTACAGCAATTGGAAGACTGGCTCGGCGTCGCCCTGCTCGACCGCAGCCCGCGCCATGTGAGCATCACCGCTGCCGGCCAGGATGCGCGCGGGCCCATGGAAAAACTGCTGCTGGACCTGGACAACATCGTCACCGGCTCACGCGACCTCGCAGCCTTGCGTCGCGGCGTGGTGACCATCGCCGCCCTGCCGTCAGTTTGCGCCGGCGCCCTGCCCCCGGCCTTGCGCCTGTTTCGCCAGCGCTTTGCCGGGATCGAGGTGCGCCTGCATGACCTGGTGGCCCATCGCATTCATGCCCAGGTCCGCAACGGCGAGGTGGATTTCGGCATCGGCGTACGGGCGCGCCTGAGCCATGGCCTGCAATTTCAGCCGGTGCTCAATGATCGCTTGTGCGCGTTTGTGCCGCTGGATCATGCACTGACGCGCTATCGGTCACTGACCCTGGCGCAACTGGCCGACCAGCCAATTATCCTTACCGGACGTGACAGCAGCGTGCGCGAACAGGTCGACGCACTGTTTGACCAGACACGGCTGACGCTGAATGCGGGCATGGAGGCCAACTACATGTCGACGGTATTGGCGCTGGTGCGCCAGGGGTTGGGGATCAGCGTGCTGCCGGAATCGGCGGCGGACAGCCTGGAGGGGTTGAAGCGAATCGACATCGATCATCCCGGCGTGAACCGGGAGATCGGCTTGATCACACGCAGCGCGATGGCATTGAGCCCGGCGGCGCAGCGCTGCTTTGAACTGCTAAATCACGAATTATCTGACTCACTATTGAGCTAA
- a CDS encoding glutathione S-transferase family protein, protein MYKVYGDYKSGNCYKIKLMLSLLGIPFQWIDIDILKGDTQTPEFLAKNPNGKIPVLELEDGTCLWESNAILNFLADGSEFLPTEPRLRTQVLQWQFFEQYSHEPYIAVARFIQFYLGLPEDRLEEYKKLHKGGYKALKVMDRQLQLTPYLVGDQFSIADVALYAYTHVAQEGGFDLDAYPAVQAWLQRVASHPRYVPMLD, encoded by the coding sequence ATGTACAAGGTTTATGGCGATTACAAGTCGGGCAACTGCTACAAGATCAAATTGATGCTTAGCTTGTTGGGGATCCCGTTTCAGTGGATCGATATCGACATCCTCAAGGGCGACACCCAGACCCCTGAGTTCCTGGCGAAGAACCCCAACGGCAAGATCCCGGTGCTGGAGCTGGAAGACGGCACCTGCCTATGGGAGTCCAATGCGATTCTCAATTTCCTCGCCGATGGCAGCGAGTTCCTGCCCACGGAACCGCGCCTGCGCACCCAGGTATTGCAGTGGCAGTTTTTCGAGCAGTACAGCCATGAGCCGTATATAGCGGTGGCGCGGTTTATCCAGTTCTATCTGGGGCTGCCGGAGGATCGCTTGGAGGAATACAAGAAATTGCACAAAGGCGGCTACAAGGCCCTTAAGGTCATGGATCGCCAACTGCAGTTGACCCCGTATCTGGTGGGCGACCAATTCTCCATCGCTGATGTGGCGTTATATGCCTACACCCATGTGGCCCAAGAGGGCGGGTTTGATTTGGACGCTTATCCGGCGGTACAAGCGTGGTTGCAGCGGGTGGCCAGCCATCCTCGGTATGTGCCGATGTTGGACTGA
- a CDS encoding NCS2 family permease — protein MDSRKTEAPTLDLATPQGGWLERLFKLRLHGTTVKTELIAGLTTFITMAYIIFVNPNIMADAGIDHGAAFVATCIAAALGCLLMGLYANWPVGLAPGMGLNAFFTYTVVGTMGYNWETALGAVFVSGVLFMILTLSRIREWLLNSIPVSLRHAMGAGVGLFLGVIGLKTAGIIVDSPATLIKLGSLHEPAPLLAAVCFLLIAILSYHRVFGAILISIIAVTLAGWGLGLVHYNGILSTPPSLAPTWMAMDVMGVFNVSMISVVFAFLFVHMFDTAGTLMGVAQRAGLVKADGKIDNLSRALKADSASSVFGAMVGVPPVTSYVESAAGVAAGGRTGLTAVTVGVLFVAAMFFAPLAGMIPAYATAGALIYVAMLMMASMAHINWDEATDSIPAIVTAIMMPLTFSVADGIALGFITYVALKAGTGKYREISVSLWVLCAIFIAKFIFL, from the coding sequence GTGGATAGCCGTAAAACCGAAGCCCCTACGTTGGACCTGGCCACGCCGCAAGGCGGTTGGCTGGAACGCCTGTTCAAACTGCGCTTGCATGGCACCACAGTGAAGACCGAGCTGATCGCCGGCCTCACCACCTTCATCACCATGGCCTACATCATCTTCGTCAATCCCAACATCATGGCCGACGCAGGTATTGATCACGGTGCGGCCTTTGTCGCCACCTGCATCGCCGCAGCCCTGGGGTGCCTGTTGATGGGCTTGTATGCCAACTGGCCAGTGGGCCTGGCACCGGGTATGGGGCTGAATGCGTTTTTCACCTACACCGTGGTCGGCACCATGGGCTACAACTGGGAAACAGCTCTCGGCGCGGTATTTGTCTCGGGCGTGCTGTTCATGATTCTGACGCTGTCACGCATCCGAGAATGGCTGCTCAACAGTATTCCGGTCAGCCTGCGTCATGCCATGGGCGCGGGTGTGGGTCTGTTCCTCGGGGTGATCGGCCTGAAGACCGCCGGCATCATCGTCGACAGCCCAGCCACCCTGATCAAGCTCGGCTCCCTGCATGAACCCGCCCCACTGCTGGCGGCGGTGTGCTTCCTGCTGATCGCCATCCTCAGTTATCACCGTGTATTCGGCGCAATTCTGATCAGCATCATCGCCGTGACCCTCGCCGGCTGGGGCCTGGGCCTGGTGCATTACAACGGCATTCTCTCCACCCCACCGAGCCTGGCACCGACCTGGATGGCGATGGACGTGATGGGTGTGTTCAATGTGAGCATGATCAGCGTGGTATTTGCCTTTCTTTTTGTACACATGTTTGACACTGCCGGTACACTGATGGGCGTTGCCCAACGGGCCGGGCTAGTGAAGGCCGATGGCAAGATCGACAACCTGTCCCGCGCATTGAAGGCCGACAGTGCTTCCAGTGTGTTCGGCGCCATGGTTGGCGTGCCGCCAGTGACCAGCTACGTGGAAAGCGCCGCAGGTGTGGCAGCCGGTGGCCGCACCGGGTTGACCGCTGTAACGGTGGGCGTACTGTTCGTGGCGGCGATGTTCTTCGCACCGCTGGCCGGCATGATTCCCGCCTATGCCACCGCTGGCGCGTTGATCTACGTAGCGATGCTGATGATGGCGAGCATGGCCCATATCAATTGGGATGAAGCTACCGACAGCATTCCGGCGATCGTCACTGCCATCATGATGCCGCTGACGTTCTCGGTCGCCGACGGGATCGCTCTGGGCTTTATCACCTATGTAGCGCTGAAGGCCGGCACCGGCAAGTACCGCGAGATTTCTGTCAGCCTGTGGGTGTTGTGCGCGATTTTCATTGCGAAATTCATATTTTTATAA
- a CDS encoding LysE family translocator, which translates to MNLDTWLLFSGAALIVILIPGPLSLLMISNSLNYGLRRSYPAFLGGVFASICLLSASALGLGALLLASEQLFSALKIAGALYLFYLAWQSWQQSRLPSEGAEVPQTPSVPRFRALFGRAFVLGASNPKDILFFAAFLPQFLSSQQPFLPQLLIMIATWTMLDLLCKLAYGLGAHGAARYLRSGSGQSWFNRTSAALFGGAGAMALINAKGSI; encoded by the coding sequence ATGAACCTGGATACCTGGCTGCTGTTCAGTGGGGCTGCATTGATCGTGATCCTGATTCCAGGGCCACTGTCGCTGCTGATGATCAGCAACAGTCTCAACTACGGCCTGCGCCGCTCGTACCCGGCGTTTTTGGGTGGAGTGTTTGCGTCGATCTGCCTGTTGAGCGCTTCGGCCTTGGGTCTGGGGGCATTGTTGCTGGCCTCGGAACAGCTGTTCAGCGCCTTGAAAATCGCCGGTGCGCTGTACCTGTTCTACCTGGCCTGGCAGAGCTGGCAGCAATCGCGTCTGCCGAGCGAAGGCGCCGAAGTCCCACAAACGCCGTCTGTACCGCGCTTTCGTGCGTTGTTTGGGCGAGCATTCGTGCTGGGTGCCAGCAATCCCAAGGACATCCTGTTCTTCGCCGCCTTCCTGCCGCAATTTCTCAGCAGCCAACAGCCGTTCCTGCCGCAATTGCTGATCATGATTGCCACCTGGACGATGCTCGACCTGCTGTGCAAGTTGGCTTACGGCTTGGGTGCCCATGGCGCTGCACGGTATTTGCGCAGCGGTTCGGGCCAGAGCTGGTTCAACCGCACCAGCGCCGCGCTGTTCGGCGGCGCCGGTGCGATGGCACTCATCAACGCTAAGGGTTCAATTTGA
- a CDS encoding dermonecrotic toxin domain-containing protein, whose amino-acid sequence MALLNDIPDPEDPEVAAQATLQGIRSQLTRRINAHAHPSRLINQIAFAELRCAEVIKVLARLIARVPKVLWVIRNELRKEFEIDPDSLLFTVPKPPAEPQKVDSLTDRALLSLVLPAVPINLNQFTALSVKGDPTRQLPYTPLQVLQRVIAMKLQDRIALSATPYWDALQPGSVQTRRGHWAELHAELFAGRAFIARQLDELSSAGMALLQALIDAPSAEARQRAGGDWANVRASSLMWPGTPAVAIPGALHIYREGDPDGAPHVIYLPGVVRNFYEYSSFFGLQCGLLKLVSESLFDELWQCLPLKRRHELCRPTDLTPPSSVSRGSTISGDALAMSAQALLEGQWENELACALAINHAHVFSPQQPPPQPLTAVPFLRFIERARKALVGKVRLGALVDQLLKWDEQRRRAEIIFASTAPGLALLTAEQQVKRYGKGLLALFNADDLSVETAALEEFVVLENQLKAHKDALNSLIKDAQQRLYDVPFWIERPTGAHKRYALFLRAHVEALRCEVQLQHRLKLIPTAHLDLVMEVVERLSASKYVGGKAQVFSVSVGSAQAAFYPLHNVWVVARATAMKHPSRGVPVALYAFGQYGGLKAFSGLDALTRGLKASLGSCDDSVLWGCIEHDKRHDLRDHARRETLTVRYEPIEGNPATVSFKHLMTYYFGLNKRIEGTAGLFNEVKDAELSRVLLLAELDAHLKIPDSPALAQAQANVDLLREAALEAKKLPQWLAGATSAQLKHFKRLQRRYLSSAFASENLLERSLTDLETFARRKLIARLTEDGFYPELDIDKPLITMPDDVRGSFCGNQSHCTPGDRGEVLTPSTQTTTFSMLQLALHNLDPKAPWVSWRLNRARYLQPQWKQRLNKDYLIKTVSSLDIGGNYNTQINHTFYPTVKANPSLDAGRIPALINRTLDECAHMQLFSAVQQGLSTFAQSLFSTAMAARTPEDLLKNGYDLKLHVVHLAAHTMQHDRYISGIVVMQDQGSGRCVVYWPAAPHALIITEYISVAMARVELSRIAASVDLVKLLARQVAPGWAFDAIIHDPDEAGEPGWLSVMPDAYYFEGKWRLPGFVRSFSITHLQPTPVLDEIEKLIHEQIASSPSSWLVIVPMSHSEPRALLYYANVLDLQRRTQAASNSGRSLDEYRVRRLAEQTDSSMRALISFFFPLFALANSFYELLVVARRFHRFADPNDVVDIVFMTLYLAFDLWQTFTPGPKVRGAVAGIVRRPLGAVLNRIHRSHFSHGRVLRQAAPSAAALKPLERFKVKGVPPDAVALKGRGREGVYVKDGQQFVTDDTHHYPVYQRDSESAFRLRNMLKSGEDELVLNIHQPKEWLLETNNLQSGGNSAAHDPWRAPRPPLSDWQPPRERMATVNRILQSRTTDTQWLSWRTQVHSSQVVDFPAPQVFEVGTAPRGSSLNARFLRVAPPYTTFEDPNSGFYRMLPQGDHAPLTDLVFITRNEPPGPSARADIMRWTSTDIRDQPIPVSRLPTGEWQHHSALFDSTLEDSVGRAFPSMTSAARKFTVRRMIELSDPSPSATASHLLGIRATLDEWLPPLPASSGQTDDLLRMLRTNERRNQYLYVGFEGKAPGFTRVDFTPPHTLDPSLHYGVRPVRTQRLEAERAAVRTVLERQGFRVDDLSVRRPGMRGGEPSIESVVTHPRSSTIYYVAYQWLELGRMTLRGKLSDKWIRIAINSHPDSLLLRGVDSAMREQRLVRIVAGIQWPTKGRLDPTVYFVKLNP is encoded by the coding sequence ATGGCCTTACTCAACGACATACCCGACCCAGAAGATCCGGAGGTCGCTGCCCAAGCAACGCTTCAGGGTATACGCAGCCAGCTGACCCGGCGAATCAACGCTCACGCCCATCCAAGCCGTTTGATTAATCAGATTGCTTTTGCCGAACTGCGCTGCGCTGAGGTAATAAAGGTGCTTGCAAGGCTGATAGCGCGCGTGCCCAAAGTTTTGTGGGTGATCCGCAACGAGCTGCGCAAAGAGTTTGAAATAGACCCGGACAGCCTGCTGTTCACCGTGCCAAAACCACCTGCAGAGCCGCAGAAAGTCGACAGCCTGACTGATCGTGCGCTGCTGTCACTGGTCTTGCCCGCAGTGCCGATCAACCTGAATCAGTTCACTGCCCTGAGCGTCAAGGGTGACCCGACTCGGCAGTTGCCTTATACGCCGTTGCAAGTGCTGCAGCGAGTTATCGCCATGAAGCTGCAAGACAGAATTGCCTTGTCGGCCACACCTTATTGGGACGCCCTGCAGCCCGGTTCCGTGCAAACACGCAGGGGGCATTGGGCAGAGCTGCACGCCGAACTCTTCGCTGGCCGGGCTTTTATAGCGCGGCAATTGGACGAACTGTCGAGTGCCGGGATGGCACTGCTGCAGGCCCTGATCGACGCACCGAGTGCTGAGGCACGCCAGCGAGCAGGGGGCGATTGGGCCAATGTGCGAGCGAGTTCGCTGATGTGGCCGGGTACGCCTGCGGTTGCAATTCCCGGTGCCTTGCATATCTACCGTGAAGGCGATCCTGATGGTGCACCGCATGTGATTTACCTACCGGGTGTGGTGCGCAATTTCTACGAGTACTCGTCCTTCTTCGGCCTGCAATGTGGCCTTCTGAAGTTGGTCAGTGAGTCACTGTTCGACGAACTCTGGCAATGCCTGCCGTTAAAGCGCCGCCATGAGCTATGTCGGCCTACGGACCTGACCCCCCCGTCAAGCGTGAGTCGCGGCTCGACAATCTCCGGTGATGCGCTGGCGATGAGCGCGCAAGCGTTGCTGGAAGGTCAATGGGAAAACGAGCTGGCCTGTGCGCTGGCGATCAATCACGCACACGTGTTTTCTCCACAACAGCCGCCACCTCAACCGCTGACCGCTGTGCCATTTCTGCGTTTTATCGAGCGTGCAAGGAAGGCACTGGTCGGTAAAGTCCGACTTGGGGCTCTAGTCGATCAATTGCTCAAGTGGGACGAACAACGACGACGCGCAGAAATTATCTTTGCCAGCACGGCGCCCGGTCTGGCCCTGCTCACCGCGGAACAACAGGTCAAACGCTACGGAAAAGGTCTGCTCGCACTATTCAACGCCGATGATCTAAGCGTCGAGACTGCAGCGCTTGAGGAATTTGTGGTGCTTGAGAACCAACTCAAAGCACATAAAGACGCGTTGAATTCGCTGATTAAAGATGCGCAGCAGCGGCTCTACGATGTGCCTTTTTGGATTGAGCGCCCAACGGGTGCGCACAAACGCTATGCCTTGTTCCTGCGTGCCCATGTCGAGGCTCTGCGCTGTGAGGTTCAGTTGCAACACCGGCTCAAGCTGATACCCACTGCGCATCTGGATTTGGTGATGGAGGTGGTGGAGCGGCTGTCGGCATCCAAATACGTGGGCGGAAAAGCCCAGGTGTTTTCGGTCTCTGTGGGCAGCGCGCAGGCTGCCTTCTACCCGCTTCATAACGTTTGGGTGGTGGCTCGGGCGACGGCGATGAAGCACCCGTCCCGTGGGGTTCCGGTCGCGCTGTATGCATTCGGGCAATATGGCGGGCTGAAGGCTTTTTCCGGCCTGGATGCTTTAACCCGCGGTCTGAAAGCCAGCCTCGGGAGCTGTGATGATTCGGTCCTGTGGGGCTGTATAGAGCACGATAAGCGTCACGACTTACGTGACCATGCCCGGCGTGAAACCCTGACGGTGCGCTATGAACCCATTGAGGGGAACCCTGCGACGGTTTCTTTCAAACACTTGATGACCTACTACTTTGGCTTGAACAAGCGTATTGAGGGGACTGCCGGTCTGTTCAATGAGGTAAAAGATGCCGAGCTGAGCCGTGTGCTGCTATTGGCTGAGCTGGACGCTCACTTGAAGATTCCAGACAGTCCCGCCTTGGCCCAGGCTCAGGCCAACGTTGATCTTCTGCGCGAGGCTGCGCTTGAGGCAAAAAAACTGCCGCAGTGGTTAGCGGGCGCAACATCTGCCCAGCTTAAGCACTTCAAGCGCTTGCAGCGCCGGTACCTGAGCAGCGCCTTTGCCTCTGAAAACCTGCTTGAACGCTCTCTGACTGACTTGGAAACGTTCGCCCGCCGCAAGTTGATCGCCCGTTTAACCGAGGATGGTTTCTACCCGGAGCTGGACATCGACAAGCCCCTGATCACGATGCCGGATGATGTCAGAGGCAGCTTCTGCGGTAATCAAAGCCACTGCACGCCGGGTGATCGCGGGGAGGTCCTGACCCCAAGTACTCAAACCACAACTTTCAGCATGTTGCAGCTGGCGTTGCATAATCTTGATCCGAAAGCACCCTGGGTGTCTTGGCGATTGAATCGAGCACGCTATCTGCAGCCGCAGTGGAAACAACGGCTGAACAAGGACTATTTGATCAAGACAGTCTCCTCGCTGGATATCGGCGGAAACTACAACACGCAGATCAACCATACCTTCTACCCCACGGTTAAAGCCAACCCGAGTCTGGACGCAGGTCGCATTCCTGCGCTGATCAATCGCACGCTGGATGAATGCGCGCACATGCAGCTTTTTTCGGCGGTTCAACAAGGGCTAAGCACCTTTGCACAGAGCCTGTTCAGCACGGCGATGGCGGCGCGAACGCCTGAGGACCTGCTGAAAAATGGGTATGATTTGAAGTTGCACGTCGTTCATCTGGCGGCGCACACGATGCAGCATGATCGCTATATCTCAGGGATCGTGGTCATGCAGGATCAGGGCAGTGGGCGCTGCGTAGTTTACTGGCCTGCTGCGCCGCACGCCTTGATCATCACCGAGTACATCAGTGTGGCGATGGCGCGGGTAGAACTCAGTCGCATTGCCGCTTCGGTTGACCTTGTAAAGTTACTTGCGCGGCAGGTAGCGCCCGGTTGGGCATTTGACGCAATCATTCATGACCCCGATGAAGCAGGAGAGCCTGGATGGCTTTCTGTCATGCCGGATGCTTATTATTTCGAAGGTAAGTGGAGGCTTCCTGGCTTTGTTCGCTCCTTCAGCATTACACATCTGCAACCGACGCCAGTGCTCGATGAGATCGAAAAACTGATCCACGAGCAAATTGCCAGTAGCCCTTCAAGCTGGCTGGTGATCGTTCCTATGTCCCACAGCGAACCCAGGGCATTGCTGTATTACGCCAATGTGCTGGATTTGCAACGCCGCACTCAAGCGGCGAGTAATTCTGGCAGGAGCCTGGATGAGTATCGTGTCCGCCGCCTTGCGGAGCAGACTGATAGCAGCATGCGAGCGCTCATATCGTTTTTCTTTCCATTATTTGCGCTGGCTAACTCCTTTTATGAATTGCTGGTGGTGGCACGACGTTTTCACCGGTTCGCAGACCCCAATGATGTCGTGGATATTGTGTTTATGACCCTGTATCTGGCGTTCGATTTGTGGCAGACCTTTACCCCCGGCCCCAAGGTCAGAGGCGCAGTGGCGGGTATCGTGCGGCGCCCGCTGGGGGCTGTGTTGAATCGGATACATCGTTCGCATTTCAGTCATGGCCGGGTGCTGCGTCAGGCTGCGCCTTCTGCGGCCGCGTTAAAACCCTTGGAACGTTTCAAAGTCAAGGGCGTGCCGCCGGATGCTGTGGCGCTCAAAGGGCGTGGCAGGGAGGGCGTCTATGTGAAAGATGGTCAGCAATTTGTAACGGATGACACTCACCATTATCCCGTTTACCAACGTGATAGCGAGTCGGCGTTTCGGCTGAGAAACATGCTCAAAAGCGGTGAGGATGAGTTGGTCCTGAATATCCATCAGCCCAAGGAGTGGTTGCTGGAGACCAATAATCTTCAATCTGGGGGCAACTCCGCAGCGCATGACCCATGGCGCGCTCCCCGGCCGCCATTGTCGGATTGGCAACCCCCTCGTGAGCGCATGGCGACTGTGAACCGGATTCTTCAGTCACGTACAACGGACACCCAGTGGCTGAGTTGGCGTACTCAAGTTCACTCCAGTCAAGTTGTGGACTTCCCTGCGCCTCAAGTGTTTGAGGTTGGCACGGCTCCCAGAGGTTCTTCGCTCAATGCCAGGTTTTTGCGCGTGGCTCCTCCATATACCACCTTCGAGGATCCGAACAGCGGTTTTTACCGGATGCTCCCACAGGGCGATCATGCACCGTTGACCGACCTGGTGTTTATCACCCGAAATGAGCCACCGGGGCCATCCGCGCGAGCCGATATCATGCGCTGGACAAGCACTGATATTCGCGACCAACCCATTCCCGTATCACGCCTGCCTACAGGTGAATGGCAACATCATTCGGCACTGTTCGACAGTACGTTGGAGGACTCTGTGGGCAGGGCCTTTCCCTCCATGACGAGTGCAGCTCGAAAGTTTACCGTCAGACGGATGATTGAATTGTCAGATCCTTCCCCCTCTGCCACGGCAAGCCATTTGCTCGGCATCCGCGCGACGCTGGACGAATGGCTACCCCCGCTCCCTGCGAGCAGCGGCCAAACGGATGATTTACTACGGATGTTGCGGACTAATGAACGGCGCAACCAATACCTATACGTCGGTTTTGAAGGCAAGGCGCCCGGCTTCACGCGCGTTGATTTCACGCCGCCTCATACGTTAGACCCGAGCCTGCACTATGGTGTCAGACCGGTCAGGACGCAGAGGCTTGAAGCGGAGCGCGCCGCCGTCAGGACCGTGCTGGAGCGCCAGGGTTTCCGCGTCGATGACTTGTCTGTGCGGCGCCCAGGGATGCGTGGCGGAGAACCCAGTATTGAATCAGTCGTTACTCATCCCCGTTCGAGCACAATTTACTACGTGGCCTACCAATGGCTTGAACTGGGGCGAATGACCTTGAGAGGGAAGCTTTCCGATAAGTGGATTCGGATAGCCATCAACTCACACCCCGACTCTCTTTTATTAAGGGGGGTTGACAGCGCGATGCGAGAACAGCGCTTGGTGCGGATTGTCGCCGGCATCCAATGGCCCACAAAGGGGCGGCTCGATCCAACTGTTTATTTCGTCAAATTGAACCCTTAG
- the uraH gene encoding hydroxyisourate hydrolase, translating to MGRLTTHVLDAAHGCPGSAIKVELYRVEGAQLELVGSAVTNSDGRCDAPLLQGDDYRSGVYQLQFSAGDYYRARGVQLPEQAFLDVVVLRFGISAEQEHYHVPLLISPYSYSTYRGS from the coding sequence ATGGGACGTTTGACCACACACGTTTTGGACGCCGCACACGGCTGCCCCGGCAGCGCGATCAAGGTCGAGTTGTATCGCGTCGAGGGCGCGCAGCTTGAACTGGTGGGTAGCGCCGTGACTAATAGCGACGGCCGTTGCGACGCGCCGTTGCTGCAAGGCGATGACTACCGCAGCGGTGTCTACCAATTGCAATTCAGTGCTGGCGACTACTACCGTGCCCGCGGTGTGCAACTGCCAGAGCAGGCTTTTCTCGACGTGGTGGTATTGCGTTTCGGCATCAGCGCCGAACAAGAGCATTACCATGTGCCGCTGCTGATTTCGCCTTACAGCTACTCCACCTATCGCGGTAGCTGA